Proteins encoded by one window of Cyclobacteriaceae bacterium:
- a CDS encoding PAS domain S-box protein: protein MLAKFNDLDITSKITILVLIISLAAVSAISFFSFDINRQATRDKYQYSLQAIADAKATHINQFFETTARAITSVQTGLDSLNSGAEYLIRQQQIFGFDFIHLTNLNGAILESSDTTLESRTFLDPDGSSFAAGHLGVHFSPVFKENGKYFLFVLAPAKTTSGDGLIVAKQSLDNLYKSLTDYRGLGKTGEVLIGKLDEVNKKILLVSPVRPEPQAAIKLYNTTDKAVDAFRSALEGTAEGSGTGIDYQNKEVIQVWRKLNQPGWALVTKMDADEASGDAGSLLQIFITVGICIVLVAIAASILYARSLLRPINTMRHALELISQGVLPETIDNIHLDEFGKMASKINDLTKSLRRNADFAQKIGEGKYNTEFTPASDNDLLGMSLLNMRQNLIDNERRDTERNWIVRGVAEISEMLRLHDSIDSLSDDVVKFILDKIGAVQGAFYVVDDEGREPIIEMRASYAYGRKKYLKTKFKFAEGLVGQAAVEKDIVLRTEIPHEYVTLTSGILGDQRPTCILVVPLITNEEVYGVLEYAALKRFDPSQIKFVQELSLILARTIFNIKVNERTRKLLEESQAMSAELQEKQEVLRQNAEEMQATQEELERTNTELEHQVEEVNRTQKRMQLLLENASEVITIYEEDETIRYISPSVESILGYGQKELIGKSDFDKVHPDYKDVYISLFARMKENPDEKVTVQFEYKTKDNQYIWIEATGTNFMSNTAIHGYILNARDITERRRAEQEQRMRSKMQALSENSPDLITRLEDESISYINPVIESYTGKGPNDYLNKKYKEAGLDASILESWLRIVEQVNATNETVATEMDFPSELGKRVMQVNAIPEFDESNKLESVLVVSHDITERKMIELEIQNKNKKITESINYAKRIQTAILPNSRVISKTLPDSFILYKPRDVVSGDFPWFMQIKNDIYIAAVDCTGHGVPGALLSLIGYFLLNDIVRSRKVTDPGVILDLLDEGVTKTLRQDEDASTKDGMDIALCKVNMDTREVEYAGAHRPLYIMRNGVMEEVKGNKFPIGGGIFKNQTNFTNTKLTLKKGDSIYFSSDGYPDQFGGPEGRKFGPKRVREIIERVHKMPMLEASGIFDQEWESWRGDTKQTDDVLLIGIKF from the coding sequence ATGCTCGCAAAATTTAACGATCTCGACATCACCTCTAAAATCACCATACTGGTACTCATCATCAGCCTTGCTGCAGTGAGCGCCATAAGTTTTTTCTCATTTGATATTAACCGACAGGCTACTCGCGACAAATATCAGTATAGCTTACAAGCCATTGCTGATGCAAAGGCTACGCACATCAACCAGTTTTTTGAAACAACTGCGCGTGCCATTACATCCGTTCAAACCGGTTTGGATTCATTGAATTCAGGTGCTGAATATCTAATTCGTCAGCAACAAATTTTTGGTTTTGATTTTATTCACCTCACTAACTTGAATGGTGCCATTCTCGAATCATCAGATACAACGCTTGAAAGCAGGACTTTTCTTGATCCGGATGGTTCAAGTTTTGCAGCAGGACACCTCGGTGTTCATTTCAGCCCGGTGTTTAAAGAAAATGGCAAGTACTTTCTTTTCGTGCTTGCTCCGGCCAAAACGACAAGTGGCGATGGACTGATCGTAGCTAAACAAAGTCTGGATAATTTGTATAAATCACTTACCGACTACCGTGGATTAGGCAAAACCGGTGAAGTGCTGATTGGAAAGCTGGATGAGGTCAATAAAAAAATTCTGCTGGTAAGTCCGGTGCGGCCCGAACCCCAGGCTGCCATTAAATTATACAACACTACCGATAAAGCAGTTGATGCCTTCCGCAGTGCGCTGGAAGGAACTGCCGAAGGATCAGGAACCGGTATAGATTACCAAAACAAAGAAGTAATACAGGTATGGCGTAAACTCAATCAACCCGGTTGGGCATTGGTTACCAAAATGGATGCTGATGAAGCCAGTGGCGATGCCGGATCATTGCTTCAGATTTTTATAACGGTTGGCATCTGCATCGTACTGGTAGCCATTGCAGCCAGTATACTATACGCCCGTTCATTGCTTCGCCCTATCAATACCATGCGCCATGCACTCGAATTGATTTCACAAGGTGTGTTGCCGGAAACAATTGACAACATTCACCTGGATGAGTTCGGTAAAATGGCCTCAAAAATCAATGACCTTACTAAGTCGCTAAGACGCAATGCTGACTTTGCCCAAAAGATCGGAGAAGGCAAGTACAATACTGAATTTACGCCAGCCAGTGATAACGACTTGTTGGGTATGTCGTTGCTGAACATGCGCCAAAACCTGATCGACAATGAACGCAGAGACACCGAGCGCAACTGGATTGTTCGTGGCGTTGCTGAAATCAGTGAAATGCTCAGGCTTCATGATTCCATAGATTCACTCAGCGATGATGTGGTGAAATTTATTCTGGATAAAATTGGAGCCGTACAAGGTGCCTTTTATGTAGTAGATGATGAAGGGCGTGAACCAATCATTGAAATGCGGGCCAGCTATGCCTATGGCCGTAAGAAATACCTGAAAACCAAATTCAAATTTGCGGAAGGATTGGTTGGCCAAGCCGCTGTTGAAAAAGACATTGTGCTGCGCACTGAAATTCCGCATGAATACGTAACACTTACTTCGGGGATTCTTGGCGATCAACGCCCTACGTGTATACTGGTTGTGCCCCTAATCACCAATGAAGAAGTTTACGGTGTATTGGAATATGCTGCCCTGAAAAGATTTGATCCGTCACAGATAAAATTTGTTCAGGAACTCAGTTTGATTCTTGCCCGCACCATCTTCAACATCAAGGTGAATGAGCGCACACGCAAACTCCTCGAAGAATCACAGGCCATGAGTGCCGAACTGCAGGAGAAGCAGGAAGTGTTGCGCCAGAATGCAGAAGAGATGCAGGCTACCCAGGAAGAACTGGAGCGCACCAATACGGAGCTTGAACACCAGGTAGAAGAAGTAAACCGCACCCAAAAGCGGATGCAACTACTGCTTGAAAATGCATCGGAGGTTATTACCATTTACGAAGAGGACGAAACCATTCGCTACATCTCCCCTTCTGTGGAGAGCATCTTAGGTTATGGTCAGAAAGAATTGATCGGCAAAAGCGACTTTGATAAAGTTCATCCAGACTACAAGGATGTTTATATCAGTCTGTTTGCACGGATGAAAGAAAATCCGGATGAAAAAGTTACTGTGCAATTCGAGTATAAAACAAAAGATAACCAGTACATCTGGATTGAAGCAACCGGTACCAACTTCATGTCGAACACGGCCATTCACGGCTACATTTTAAATGCACGCGACATTACTGAACGCAGAAGAGCCGAGCAAGAACAACGCATGCGCAGTAAGATGCAGGCGCTTTCTGAAAACTCGCCCGACCTGATTACCCGATTGGAAGATGAGTCCATTTCGTACATCAACCCGGTAATTGAGTCTTACACCGGCAAAGGCCCGAATGACTACCTAAACAAGAAATACAAAGAGGCAGGTCTGGACGCCTCCATTCTGGAAAGCTGGTTACGTATTGTAGAGCAAGTGAATGCCACCAACGAAACAGTGGCCACAGAAATGGATTTCCCTTCTGAATTGGGTAAGCGGGTGATGCAGGTAAACGCCATTCCTGAATTTGATGAATCCAATAAACTTGAATCCGTGCTGGTGGTTTCGCACGACATTACCGAGCGGAAGATGATTGAATTGGAGATTCAGAATAAGAACAAGAAGATTACTGAGAGTATCAATTACGCCAAACGCATTCAAACGGCAATTCTTCCTAACTCACGCGTAATCAGTAAAACACTACCTGATTCATTCATCCTATACAAACCGCGCGATGTGGTAAGCGGTGACTTCCCTTGGTTCATGCAAATCAAAAACGACATTTACATTGCCGCTGTGGATTGTACCGGTCACGGTGTACCGGGGGCCTTGTTGTCGTTGATTGGCTACTTCCTGCTGAACGATATTGTACGAAGCCGTAAGGTTACAGACCCGGGTGTTATTCTTGACTTGCTGGATGAAGGTGTAACCAAAACCCTGCGTCAGGATGAAGATGCTTCTACCAAAGATGGTATGGACATAGCCCTATGTAAGGTGAACATGGATACTCGCGAGGTTGAGTATGCCGGAGCACACCGACCCCTATACATTATGCGAAATGGCGTAATGGAAGAAGTAAAAGGTAATAAGTTTCCGATCGGTGGGGGTATCTTCAAAAATCAAACAAACTTTACCAATACCAAGCTTACCCTGAAAAAGGGTGACTCCATATACTTTAGCTCAGATGGGTACCCCGACCAGTTTGGAGGCCCTGAAGGCCGTAAGTTTGGCCCTAAGCGTGTGCGCGAAATTATTGAACGCGTACACAAAATGCCTATGCTGGAGGCTTCCGGTATCTTTGATCAGGAGTGGGAAAGCTGGCGCGGGGATACCAAGCAGACCGATGATGTGTTGCTGATTGGTATTAAGTTTTAG